From the Pseudomonas baltica genome, one window contains:
- a CDS encoding DUF2288 domain-containing protein, translating into MTEQPSTLYAKLLGETAPISWKELQPFFARGALLWVDPGLDLVAVAESFALDQKEPIAAWLEAAKVEKVSDSRALELHDGAPDLWAVVVSPWILIQNRAA; encoded by the coding sequence ATGACAGAACAACCTAGCACCCTCTATGCCAAGCTACTCGGCGAGACCGCCCCGATCAGCTGGAAAGAACTGCAACCCTTCTTTGCCAGGGGCGCCCTGTTATGGGTCGACCCCGGCCTGGATCTGGTCGCCGTAGCCGAGTCTTTTGCTTTGGATCAAAAGGAGCCGATCGCTGCCTGGTTGGAGGCCGCAAAGGTTGAAAAGGTGTCTGACTCGCGGGCTCTGGAGCTGCATGACGGCGCTCCAGACCTGTGGGCGGTAGTGGTATCGCCCTGGATACTGATCCAAAACAGGGCAGCCTGA
- the fadD1 gene encoding long-chain-fatty-acid--CoA ligase FadD1, with protein MIDNFWKDKYPVGIAADIDPDQYPNIQAVLQQSCQRFADKPAFTNLGKTLTYGELYELSGAFAAYLQQHTDLQPGDRIAVQLPNVLQYPVAVFGAIRAGLIVVNTNPLYTAREMEHQFNDSGAKALVCLANMAHLAQNVVPKTKVKHIIVTEVADLLAPLKRLLVNSVIKYVKKMVPPYHLPTAVRFNDVLRKGHGHAVREANPQHDDVAVLQYTGGTTGIAKGAMLTHRNLIANMLQCKALMASNLNEGCEVVITPLPLYHIYAFTFHCMAMMLIGNHNILISNPRDLPAMVKELSKWKFSAFIGLNTLFVALCNNAEFRALNFSSLKVTLSGGMALQLAAAERWREITGCPICEGYGMTETSPVASVNPIQKIQVGTIGIPVPSTLCKVVDDSGQELSFGEIGELCIKGPQVMKGYWQRQEATDEILDSEGWLKTGDIALIQEDGYMRIVDRKKDMILVSGFNVYPNELEDVLASLPGVLQCAAIGIPDEKSGEVIKIFVVVRPGMTLTKEQVMEHMRANVTGYKVPKSVEFRDALPTTNVGKILRRELRDEELRKLGLKKIA; from the coding sequence ATGATCGACAACTTCTGGAAGGACAAATATCCGGTGGGCATCGCCGCCGATATCGATCCGGATCAGTATCCGAATATCCAGGCAGTGTTGCAGCAGTCCTGCCAGCGTTTCGCCGACAAGCCGGCGTTCACCAACCTGGGCAAGACCCTCACCTACGGCGAGCTCTACGAGCTGTCCGGCGCCTTTGCGGCTTACCTGCAACAGCACACCGATCTGCAGCCCGGCGATCGCATCGCCGTGCAGTTGCCCAACGTGTTGCAGTATCCGGTGGCGGTATTCGGCGCTATCCGTGCCGGGCTGATCGTGGTCAACACCAACCCGCTGTACACCGCGCGGGAAATGGAACACCAGTTCAACGATTCCGGCGCCAAGGCGCTGGTGTGCCTGGCCAACATGGCGCATCTGGCACAGAACGTGGTGCCCAAGACCAAGGTCAAGCACATCATCGTCACTGAAGTGGCCGATCTGCTGGCGCCGCTCAAGCGCCTGCTGGTCAACAGCGTCATCAAGTACGTGAAGAAAATGGTGCCGCCGTACCACCTGCCCACCGCCGTGCGTTTCAACGACGTGTTGCGCAAGGGCCATGGCCATGCGGTGCGCGAAGCCAATCCGCAGCATGACGATGTAGCCGTGCTGCAGTACACCGGGGGGACCACCGGTATTGCCAAGGGCGCGATGCTCACCCATCGCAACCTCATCGCCAACATGTTGCAGTGCAAGGCGCTGATGGCCTCCAACCTCAACGAAGGTTGCGAGGTGGTCATCACGCCATTGCCGCTCTACCACATCTACGCGTTCACCTTCCATTGCATGGCCATGATGTTGATCGGTAATCACAACATCCTGATCAGCAACCCGCGGGACCTGCCAGCGATGGTCAAGGAACTGTCGAAATGGAAGTTCAGCGCCTTCATCGGCCTCAACACGCTGTTCGTGGCGCTGTGCAACAACGCTGAATTCCGCGCGCTGAACTTTTCCTCGTTGAAGGTCACCCTGTCGGGCGGGATGGCCTTGCAGCTGGCCGCCGCTGAACGCTGGCGGGAAATCACCGGTTGCCCTATCTGCGAAGGTTACGGCATGACCGAAACCAGCCCGGTGGCGAGCGTCAACCCGATCCAGAAGATTCAGGTCGGCACCATCGGCATTCCGGTACCCTCGACGCTGTGCAAGGTGGTCGACGACAGCGGTCAGGAATTGTCCTTCGGTGAAATCGGCGAGCTGTGCATCAAGGGCCCGCAGGTAATGAAGGGCTACTGGCAGCGCCAGGAGGCAACCGACGAAATCCTCGACAGCGAAGGGTGGCTGAAGACCGGTGATATCGCCTTGATCCAGGAAGATGGCTACATGCGCATCGTCGATCGCAAAAAGGACATGATCCTGGTCTCGGGTTTCAACGTGTATCCCAACGAGCTCGAAGATGTACTGGCTTCGCTGCCAGGCGTGCTGCAGTGCGCGGCCATCGGTATTCCGGACGAAAAATCCGGCGAAGTCATCAAGATTTTCGTGGTGGTACGCCCGGGCATGACCCTGACCAAGGAGCAGGTCATGGAGCACATGCGCGCCAACGTCACCGGCTACAAGGTGCCCAAGTCCGTGGAGTTCCGCGACGCGCTGCCGACCACCAACGTCGGCAAGATCCTGCGCCGCGAGCTGCGCGACGAAGAGCTGCGCAAGCTGGGGCTGAAGAAGATCGCTTGA
- a CDS encoding branched-chain amino acid ABC transporter substrate-binding protein yields the protein MHKQISKLFAAMVLAGVASHSFAADTIKIGIVGPKTGAVAQYGDMQFSGAKMAIEQLNAKGGVDGKKLEAVEYDDACDPKQAVAVANKVVNDGVKFVVGHLCSSSTQPASDIYEDEGVIMVTPAATSPDITARGYKMVFRTIGLDSAQGPAAGNYIADQVKPKIVAVIHDKQQYGEGIATAVKSTLEGKGVKVAVFEGINAGDKDFSSLIAKLKQANVDFVYYGGYHPELGLILRQAQEKGLKAKFMGPEGVGNASISQIAQGASEGLLVTLPKSFDQDPTNKALVEAFKAKKEDPSGPFVFPSYAAVEVIADGIAAAKSEDTAKVAAAIHAGTFKTPTGDLSFDAKGDLKDFKFVVYEWHKDGSKTEAPTK from the coding sequence ATGCACAAGCAGATTTCCAAGCTGTTCGCCGCTATGGTATTGGCCGGCGTTGCCAGTCATTCGTTCGCCGCCGACACCATCAAGATCGGCATTGTCGGTCCCAAGACGGGTGCTGTCGCGCAATACGGCGACATGCAGTTCAGCGGCGCTAAAATGGCGATCGAGCAGCTCAACGCCAAAGGCGGCGTCGACGGCAAGAAGCTCGAAGCGGTCGAATACGATGACGCCTGCGATCCCAAGCAAGCGGTCGCGGTCGCCAACAAGGTCGTCAACGACGGCGTCAAGTTCGTGGTCGGCCATTTGTGCTCCAGCTCCACCCAGCCGGCTTCCGATATCTACGAAGACGAAGGCGTGATCATGGTCACCCCGGCCGCCACCAGCCCGGACATCACCGCCCGTGGCTACAAGATGGTGTTCCGCACCATCGGCCTGGACAGCGCTCAGGGCCCGGCTGCCGGCAATTACATCGCCGACCAGGTGAAGCCGAAGATCGTCGCGGTCATCCACGACAAGCAGCAATACGGTGAAGGCATCGCCACCGCGGTCAAATCGACCCTGGAAGGCAAAGGCGTGAAAGTAGCGGTGTTCGAAGGCATCAATGCCGGCGACAAGGACTTCTCCTCGCTGATCGCCAAGCTCAAGCAAGCCAACGTCGACTTCGTCTACTACGGCGGCTACCACCCCGAGCTGGGCCTGATCCTGCGCCAGGCGCAGGAAAAGGGCCTGAAGGCCAAGTTCATGGGACCTGAAGGCGTCGGTAACGCTTCCATCTCCCAGATCGCCCAAGGCGCGTCGGAAGGTCTGTTGGTGACCCTGCCGAAATCCTTCGATCAGGACCCTACCAACAAGGCACTGGTAGAGGCCTTCAAAGCCAAGAAGGAAGACCCGAGCGGCCCGTTCGTGTTCCCATCTTACGCAGCGGTGGAAGTGATCGCTGACGGTATCGCAGCGGCCAAGAGCGAAGACACCGCCAAGGTGGCGGCAGCCATCCACGCCGGGACCTTCAAGACTCCGACCGGCGACCTCAGCTTCGACGCCAAGGGCGACCTGAAAGACTTCAAGTTCGTGGTCTACGAGTGGCACAAAGACGGCAGCAAAACCGAAGCCCCGACCAAGTAA
- a CDS encoding EAL domain-containing protein translates to MDWLGLRFTGALPEQGQMLLHCTHDPFLVLLAYVVACAGSFATLDIAERLQHAEHPGTRRRWRWAGAACLAGGIWGMHFISMLAFMAPMEVHYDLPITIVSLLIALIASLATLRSLERATLNGGQYVQAAVILGLGIVAMHYYGMSAMRSNAQTYYDPWLFALSIVIAIAVSFAALVLTRRFRYPSGRYAELRKYAATLLMAAGIISTHFTGMWALTVAMPVDLHMHGNVTSNGTQLGITVAAITLLIMALCINAALADKKLQSKEQDLRHATAMLNQLDQAQVSLQQAAHYDGLTNLVNRRGFDQLFADKLQERRATGGMLAVMFLDIDHFKRINDSLGHDAGDELLKAIANLLRNATRGQDDVVARFGGDEFCVLLSLRTRDEARMMAQRIMTAMKNPIELAGRRMVMTTSIGISLFPDDGNSTEALLKNADLALYQSKGNGRNSAHFFSEDLRSKASMALHLEAELREALRGGQELELFYQPIFDLRSGQVTRLEALVRWRHPEHGLLSPDAFIGIAETNGLIAELDGWVLNRACLDLGELERLGHDKLRIALNCSALNLKRDSLVDEIAKALADTGAKPQRLELEVTENAVMLNVDAAIKVLSSIEALGVSLVIDDFGTGYSSLAYLKRLPLNTLKIDRSFIQNTSPAPYDMQVVKAIIAMAHTLGMQVITEGVETEEQYEMLKQYGCDFAQGFLLGHPVPMAQLRELLGQVEKRPPPPSAPPPTLSIVGKTPNR, encoded by the coding sequence ATGGACTGGCTTGGTTTGCGTTTCACCGGTGCGCTCCCCGAACAGGGGCAGATGCTCCTGCATTGCACGCACGACCCCTTTCTGGTGTTACTGGCCTACGTGGTCGCCTGCGCTGGCAGCTTTGCCACCCTCGATATCGCCGAACGCCTGCAACACGCCGAACATCCAGGCACTCGCCGCCGTTGGCGCTGGGCCGGTGCCGCCTGTTTGGCGGGTGGCATCTGGGGCATGCACTTCATCAGCATGCTGGCGTTCATGGCGCCGATGGAAGTGCATTACGATCTGCCCATCACCATTGTCTCATTGCTGATTGCGCTGATCGCCAGCCTGGCGACGTTGCGCAGTCTCGAGCGCGCGACGCTCAACGGCGGCCAATACGTGCAAGCGGCGGTCATCCTTGGCCTGGGCATCGTGGCGATGCACTACTACGGCATGTCGGCCATGCGCTCCAATGCCCAAACCTATTACGACCCTTGGCTGTTCGCGCTGTCGATCGTGATCGCCATTGCCGTGAGCTTCGCCGCACTGGTGTTGACGCGACGCTTTCGCTATCCCAGTGGGCGCTATGCCGAGCTGCGCAAATACGCCGCGACCTTGTTGATGGCGGCGGGCATCATCAGCACCCACTTTACCGGTATGTGGGCGCTGACCGTGGCCATGCCGGTCGACCTGCACATGCATGGCAACGTCACCTCCAACGGCACCCAATTGGGCATCACCGTAGCCGCGATCACCCTGCTGATCATGGCCCTGTGCATCAACGCGGCCCTTGCCGACAAAAAGCTGCAAAGCAAGGAACAGGACCTGCGCCACGCCACCGCCATGCTCAACCAGCTCGATCAGGCCCAGGTCTCACTGCAGCAGGCGGCCCACTACGACGGCCTGACCAACCTGGTCAACCGCCGCGGCTTCGATCAATTGTTCGCCGACAAACTGCAGGAGCGCCGAGCTACGGGGGGCATGCTGGCGGTGATGTTCCTCGATATCGACCACTTCAAGCGGATCAACGATAGCCTCGGCCACGACGCCGGTGACGAGCTGCTAAAGGCAATCGCGAATCTGCTGCGCAACGCCACCCGCGGCCAGGATGATGTGGTCGCGCGCTTTGGCGGCGATGAGTTCTGCGTGCTGCTGAGCCTGCGTACCCGGGACGAGGCGCGGATGATGGCCCAGCGCATCATGACCGCCATGAAAAACCCCATCGAACTGGCTGGCAGGCGCATGGTGATGACCACCAGCATCGGCATCAGTCTGTTCCCGGATGACGGCAACAGCACCGAAGCGTTGCTGAAAAACGCCGACCTGGCGCTCTATCAATCCAAGGGAAACGGGCGCAACAGCGCGCACTTTTTCAGCGAGGACCTGCGCAGCAAGGCTTCCATGGCCTTGCACCTGGAAGCCGAGTTGCGTGAGGCTTTGCGCGGCGGACAGGAGCTTGAACTGTTCTACCAGCCTATTTTCGACCTGCGCAGCGGCCAGGTTACCCGCCTCGAAGCCCTGGTGCGCTGGCGGCATCCCGAGCATGGCCTGCTGAGCCCAGACGCCTTTATCGGCATTGCCGAGACCAACGGCCTGATCGCCGAACTGGACGGCTGGGTACTGAACCGCGCCTGCCTGGACCTCGGCGAACTGGAGCGCCTGGGTCACGACAAGCTGCGCATCGCCCTCAATTGTTCGGCGCTCAACCTCAAGCGCGATTCGCTGGTGGACGAAATCGCCAAGGCCCTGGCCGATACCGGCGCCAAGCCACAACGACTGGAACTTGAAGTTACCGAAAACGCAGTGATGCTCAACGTCGACGCCGCCATCAAGGTGCTGAGCAGCATCGAGGCACTGGGTGTATCGCTGGTGATCGATGACTTCGGCACCGGGTATTCGTCCTTGGCCTACCTTAAGCGCCTGCCGCTCAATACCCTGAAAATCGACCGCAGCTTTATCCAGAACACGTCGCCCGCGCCTTACGACATGCAAGTGGTCAAGGCGATCATTGCCATGGCCCACACCTTGGGCATGCAGGTGATTACCGAGGGTGTGGAGACCGAAGAGCAATACGAAATGCTCAAACAGTATGGCTGCGACTTTGCACAGGGCTTCCTGCTCGGGCATCCGGTGCCCATGGCGCAGCTGCGTGAACTGCTAGGCCAGGTCGAGAAACGTCCACCGCCACCCTCCGCGCCGCCGCCGACCCTGTCGATCGTAGGCAAGACGCCCAACCGCTGA
- a CDS encoding MaoC family dehydratase, producing the protein MTQVTNTPYEALEVGQTASFSKTVEERDILLFAAMSGDCNPVHLDAEFAAATMFKERIAHGMFSGALISAAVACELPGPGTIYLGQQMTFQKPVKLGDTLTVRLEILEKLPKFRVRIATRVFNQRDELVVDGEAEILAPRKQQTVTLATLPAIQVG; encoded by the coding sequence ATGACCCAAGTCACCAACACGCCCTACGAAGCGCTTGAAGTCGGCCAGACCGCCAGCTTCAGCAAGACCGTCGAGGAACGTGACATCCTGTTGTTCGCCGCCATGTCGGGTGACTGCAACCCCGTGCACCTGGATGCCGAATTCGCCGCCGCCACCATGTTCAAGGAGCGCATCGCCCACGGCATGTTCAGCGGCGCCCTGATCAGCGCGGCAGTGGCCTGCGAACTGCCTGGGCCGGGGACCATCTACCTGGGCCAGCAGATGACCTTCCAGAAGCCAGTCAAACTGGGCGACACCCTGACCGTGCGCCTGGAAATTCTCGAAAAACTGCCGAAATTTCGCGTGCGCATCGCTACTCGCGTCTTCAATCAGCGCGATGAGCTGGTGGTGGACGGCGAAGCGGAAATCCTCGCGCCGCGCAAGCAGCAGACCGTGACCTTGGCGACGCTGCCGGCGATTCAGGTCGGTTGA
- the rapA gene encoding RNA polymerase-associated protein RapA encodes MAQQYQPGQRWISDSEAELGLGTVLAQDGRLLTVLYPATGETRQYALRNAPLTRVRFSPGDVITHFENWKLTVVEVEDVDGLLVYHGLNSQNQTCVLPETQLSNFIQFRLASDRLFAGQIDPLPWFSLRYNTLEHTSKQLQSSLWGLGGVRAQPIAHQLHIAREVADRIAPRVLLADEVGLGKTIEAGLVIHRQLLSGRANRVLILVPENLQHQWLVEMRRRFNLQVALFDAERFIESDASNPFEDAQLALVSLEWLTEDEKAQDAVFAAGWDLLVVDEAHHLVWHEEKASPQYSLVEQLAEVIPGVLLLTATPEQLGQDSHFARLRLLDPNRFHDLAAFRAESENYRPVAEAVQELLEQGRLSPGAHSTIQGFLGAEGDALLAAVNDGDAEASARLIRELLDRHGTGRVLFRNTRAAVQGFPERKLHPYPLTCPDEYLELPIGEKAELYPEVAFQAQADSSEETRWWRFDPRVEWLIDTLKMLKRVKVLVICAHAETAMDLEDALRVRSGIPTTTFHEGMSILERDRAAAYFADEEFGAQVLICSEIGSEGRNFQFAHHLVMFDLPAHPDLLEQRIGRLDRIGQKHIIELHVPYLQNSPQERLFQWYHQALNAFLNTCPTGNALQHQFGPRLLPLLDEGDDEAWQVLVDEALAERVRLEAELHGGRDRLLELNSGGAGEGQALVEAIEEQDDQFALPIYMETLFDAFGIDSEDHSENALILKPSEKMLDASFPLGDDEGVTITYDRHQALSREDMQFITWEHPMVQGGMDLVLAGSMGNTAVALIKNKALKPGTVLLELLYVSEVVAPRSLQLGRYLPPAALRCLLDANGNDLAGRVSFETLNDQLESVPKASANKFIQAQRDQLTPRINAGEAKVAPRHAERVAEAQRRLAAETDEELARLTALQAVNPTVRDSELQALRTQREQGLAMLDKAALRLEAIRVLVAG; translated from the coding sequence ATGGCGCAGCAGTATCAACCGGGGCAACGCTGGATCAGCGACAGCGAAGCCGAGTTAGGTCTAGGCACCGTTCTGGCACAGGACGGCCGCTTGTTGACCGTACTCTATCCGGCGACTGGCGAGACCCGCCAATACGCCCTGCGCAACGCCCCGCTCACCCGAGTGCGGTTTTCGCCAGGCGACGTCATCACGCACTTCGAGAACTGGAAGCTCACGGTCGTCGAGGTCGAGGACGTCGACGGCCTGCTGGTCTATCATGGCCTCAACAGCCAGAACCAGACCTGCGTGCTGCCGGAAACCCAGCTCTCCAACTTCATTCAGTTCCGCCTGGCCAGTGACCGCCTGTTCGCCGGGCAGATCGACCCGTTGCCTTGGTTCTCGCTGCGCTACAACACGCTCGAACACACCAGCAAGCAATTGCAGTCCTCGCTCTGGGGCCTGGGTGGCGTGCGCGCGCAACCGATCGCTCACCAATTGCACATTGCCCGCGAAGTGGCCGACCGTATCGCCCCGCGGGTACTGCTGGCCGACGAAGTAGGCCTGGGCAAGACCATCGAGGCCGGCCTGGTGATCCATCGCCAGTTGCTGTCGGGGCGCGCCAATCGGGTACTGATCCTGGTCCCGGAAAACCTCCAGCACCAATGGCTGGTTGAAATGCGTAGGCGTTTCAACCTGCAGGTTGCCCTGTTCGACGCCGAACGGTTTATCGAGAGCGACGCGAGCAACCCCTTCGAAGACGCGCAACTGGCGCTGGTTTCGCTGGAGTGGCTGACCGAAGACGAAAAAGCTCAAGATGCCGTGTTCGCCGCAGGCTGGGACCTGCTGGTGGTCGACGAGGCGCACCACCTGGTGTGGCATGAAGAAAAGGCCAGCCCGCAATATTCGCTGGTCGAACAGCTTGCCGAGGTCATCCCTGGCGTACTGCTGCTCACCGCGACTCCGGAACAACTGGGCCAGGACAGCCACTTCGCGCGCCTGCGCCTGCTCGATCCCAACCGTTTCCACGACCTGGCTGCCTTCCGCGCCGAGAGCGAAAACTATCGCCCAGTGGCCGAAGCTGTGCAGGAACTGCTCGAACAAGGTCGCCTGTCGCCTGGCGCGCACAGCACCATCCAGGGCTTCCTGGGTGCCGAGGGCGATGCCCTGCTGGCCGCGGTCAACGATGGCGACGCCGAAGCCAGCGCGCGTCTGATCCGCGAATTGCTCGACCGCCACGGCACCGGCCGCGTGCTGTTCCGCAACACCCGCGCCGCCGTGCAAGGCTTCCCCGAGCGCAAGCTGCACCCGTACCCGTTGACCTGCCCGGATGAATACCTCGAACTGCCGATTGGCGAAAAGGCCGAGCTGTATCCGGAAGTGGCCTTCCAGGCGCAGGCCGACAGCAGCGAAGAAACCCGCTGGTGGCGCTTCGACCCACGGGTCGAGTGGCTGATCGATACTCTGAAGATGCTCAAGCGCGTCAAGGTCCTGGTCATCTGCGCCCATGCCGAAACCGCCATGGACCTCGAAGACGCCCTGCGCGTGCGCTCCGGCATTCCGACCACCACCTTCCATGAAGGCATGAGCATTCTGGAGCGCGACCGCGCCGCAGCCTACTTTGCCGACGAGGAGTTTGGCGCCCAGGTGCTGATCTGTTCGGAGATCGGCTCCGAAGGTCGCAACTTCCAGTTCGCCCATCACTTGGTGATGTTCGACCTGCCGGCGCACCCCGATCTCCTCGAACAGCGCATCGGCCGTCTCGACCGGATCGGCCAGAAGCACATCATCGAGCTGCACGTGCCCTATCTGCAGAACAGCCCGCAAGAGCGCCTGTTCCAGTGGTATCACCAGGCCCTCAACGCTTTCCTCAATACCTGCCCGACCGGCAACGCCCTGCAGCACCAGTTCGGCCCACGCCTGCTGCCACTGCTGGATGAAGGTGACGACGAAGCCTGGCAAGTGCTGGTTGACGAAGCCCTCGCTGAACGCGTGCGCCTGGAGGCCGAGCTGCATGGCGGTCGCGACCGCCTGCTGGAGCTCAACTCCGGTGGCGCCGGCGAAGGCCAGGCCCTGGTCGAGGCCATCGAGGAGCAAGACGATCAGTTCGCCCTGCCGATCTATATGGAAACCCTGTTCGACGCCTTCGGCATCGACAGCGAAGATCACTCCGAGAACGCGCTGATCCTCAAGCCCAGCGAAAAAATGCTCGACGCCAGCTTCCCGCTGGGTGACGACGAAGGCGTGACCATCACCTACGATCGTCATCAGGCGCTGTCCCGCGAAGACATGCAGTTCATCACTTGGGAACACCCCATGGTGCAGGGTGGCATGGACCTGGTACTGGCTGGTTCGATGGGCAACACCGCCGTCGCGCTGATCAAGAACAAGGCCCTCAAGCCAGGCACGGTGCTGCTCGAACTGCTGTATGTGAGTGAAGTGGTGGCGCCACGCTCGCTGCAATTGGGCCGCTACCTGCCACCGGCGGCATTGCGCTGCCTGCTGGATGCCAATGGTAACGACCTGGCTGGACGGGTGTCTTTCGAGACCCTCAACGACCAGCTCGAGAGCGTGCCCAAGGCCAGCGCCAACAAGTTCATCCAGGCCCAGCGCGACCAGCTGACCCCGCGTATCAACGCCGGCGAAGCCAAGGTCGCCCCACGGCATGCCGAACGTGTGGCCGAGGCCCAGCGCCGCCTGGCGGCAGAAACCGATGAAGAGTTGGCGCGCCTGACTGCCTTGCAAGCGGTCAACCCGACCGTACGTGACAGTGAGCTGCAAGCCCTGCGCACCCAGCGCGAGCAAGGCCTGGCCATGCTCGACAAGGCGGCGCTGCGCCTTGAGGCCATCCGCGTGCTGGTAGCCGGCTAA
- a CDS encoding aspartate-semialdehyde dehydrogenase: MIPPHLPISALPVTSQLDPVRQPPAIPPVAPVQASPGNPTLEFRQRDQDETAQRLHEEFQRQYRERRGEGEEEEHAEPEEPEAYLPMPGYELNPDDTVPVAPLIDNEPRQGLLINIEV; encoded by the coding sequence ATGATACCGCCCCATTTACCGATCAGCGCCTTGCCCGTGACGTCGCAACTGGATCCCGTGCGCCAGCCGCCCGCGATCCCTCCGGTGGCGCCGGTTCAGGCCAGTCCGGGGAATCCGACGCTCGAATTTCGTCAGCGCGATCAGGACGAGACCGCGCAGCGCCTGCATGAAGAATTCCAGCGCCAATATCGCGAGCGGCGCGGGGAGGGCGAGGAAGAGGAGCACGCCGAGCCCGAGGAGCCTGAGGCCTATCTGCCGATGCCCGGCTACGAACTCAACCCCGATGACACGGTGCCGGTGGCGCCGCTGATCGACAACGAGCCGCGCCAGGGCCTGTTGATCAATATCGAGGTCTGA
- a CDS encoding long-chain-fatty-acid--CoA ligase: MNADFWNDKRPAGVDSSIDLTAYRSVVEVFDRSCERFAQRPAFSNLGVTLDYAQLQAHARAFAGWLQQHTSLRPGDRIAIQMPNVLQYPIAVFGALLAGLVVVNTNPLYTVREMRHQFKDAGVRALVYLNLFGDKVEQVLDDTDIEFLIEARMGDLLPAPKSWLVNLLVAKVKKMVPLYHLPQAVRFRQVLHAQLQAVAVAVGQDDTAVLQYTGGTTGQAKGAMLTHGNLIANMLQVQACFSQRGEGGERMIEPGQEVMIAPLPLYHVYAFTANCMCMMASGNHNVLITNPRDIGGFIKELKKWRFTGLLGLNTLFVALMDHPQFSSLDFSSLKVTNSGGTALSTATAERWEALTGCRIVEGYGLTETSPVACANPYGPSAQLGSVGIPLPGTAVKVIDDQGVELALGERGELCIQGPQVMKGYWNNPQASADTLDSDGWLKTGDIAIISSDGFVRIVDRKKDMIIVSGFNVYPNEVEEVVMGHPNVASCAAIGVADSRTGEAVKLFVVPRGAGLDLEELKQFCKANLTGYKVPHQIVLRESLPMTAVGKILRRELRDEG; the protein is encoded by the coding sequence ATGAATGCCGATTTCTGGAACGACAAACGCCCTGCCGGTGTGGACTCGTCCATCGACTTGACTGCCTATCGCTCCGTGGTCGAGGTCTTCGATCGCTCCTGTGAACGCTTTGCCCAGCGCCCGGCGTTCAGCAATCTGGGTGTAACGCTCGATTACGCCCAGCTCCAGGCTCACGCCCGTGCCTTCGCCGGCTGGTTGCAGCAGCACACCTCGCTGCGCCCCGGTGACCGCATCGCCATTCAGATGCCCAACGTGTTGCAGTACCCCATCGCCGTGTTCGGTGCGCTGCTGGCCGGGCTGGTGGTGGTCAATACCAACCCGCTGTACACCGTGCGCGAGATGCGCCACCAGTTCAAGGATGCCGGGGTGCGCGCGCTGGTCTACCTCAACCTGTTTGGCGACAAGGTCGAGCAGGTGTTGGATGACACGGATATCGAATTTCTCATCGAGGCAAGGATGGGCGACCTGCTGCCGGCGCCCAAAAGCTGGCTGGTCAATCTGCTGGTGGCCAAGGTGAAGAAAATGGTACCGCTCTATCACCTGCCGCAGGCCGTCAGGTTTCGCCAGGTGCTCCACGCGCAACTACAGGCCGTTGCGGTAGCGGTCGGCCAGGATGACACCGCGGTACTGCAATACACCGGCGGTACCACCGGTCAGGCCAAAGGCGCGATGCTCACCCACGGCAACCTGATTGCCAACATGCTGCAGGTGCAGGCCTGTTTTTCCCAGCGGGGCGAAGGCGGCGAGCGGATGATCGAGCCGGGGCAGGAGGTGATGATCGCGCCGCTGCCGCTGTATCACGTGTATGCCTTCACGGCCAACTGCATGTGCATGATGGCCAGCGGCAATCACAACGTGCTGATCACCAACCCGCGGGATATCGGCGGCTTTATCAAGGAACTGAAAAAGTGGCGGTTCACCGGGCTGCTGGGGCTCAACACCTTGTTCGTCGCCTTGATGGACCACCCGCAATTTAGCAGCCTGGATTTCTCCTCGCTGAAGGTCACCAATTCCGGTGGTACGGCGTTGTCCACCGCCACGGCCGAGCGCTGGGAGGCGCTGACCGGTTGCCGTATCGTCGAAGGCTATGGCTTGACCGAGACCTCTCCCGTAGCCTGCGCCAACCCCTATGGCCCCAGCGCGCAATTGGGCTCGGTGGGTATCCCGCTGCCGGGCACTGCCGTCAAGGTCATCGATGACCAGGGCGTCGAGCTGGCGCTGGGCGAGCGCGGCGAGTTGTGCATCCAGGGCCCGCAGGTGATGAAGGGCTATTGGAACAATCCCCAGGCGAGCGCCGACACTCTGGACAGCGACGGCTGGTTGAAGACCGGTGACATCGCCATCATCAGCAGCGACGGCTTCGTGCGCATCGTCGACCGCAAGAAGGACATGATCATCGTCTCGGGCTTCAACGTGTACCCCAACGAAGTCGAAGAGGTGGTGATGGGCCATCCCAATGTCGCCAGCTGCGCCGCCATCGGCGTTGCGGACTCGCGTACCGGCGAGGCGGTCAAGCTGTTCGTGGTGCCGCGCGGGGCGGGGCTCGACCTCGAGGAGTTGAAGCAGTTCTGCAAGGCTAACCTCACCGGCTACAAGGTCCCGCACCAGATCGTCCTGCGCGAGAGCCTGCCGATGACGGCGGTGGGCAAGATCCTGCGTCGGGAGCTGCGGGATGAAGGTTGA